Proteins encoded in a region of the Streptomyces sp. NBC_00258 genome:
- a CDS encoding LysE/ArgO family amino acid transporter, translating into MTAALVAGLLAGFGIAIPVGAVATYLVSLTARTSLRIGVCAALGVATADGLYALVAALGGSALATALQPVLVPLRWASGLVLVALAVRGGVTALRQYREQRLATRSDRTPVSPGRAYLALLGITMLNPTTIVYFAALVLGSSAGTAAGLLEQGVFVLAAFAASAVWQLLLAGGGALLGRALTGRRGRLFTALVSSAVILALAVRMLVVPS; encoded by the coding sequence GTGACCGCCGCGCTCGTCGCGGGGCTTCTCGCGGGCTTTGGCATCGCCATTCCCGTCGGAGCGGTCGCGACCTACCTCGTCTCCCTCACCGCCCGTACGTCCCTGCGGATCGGCGTGTGCGCCGCGCTCGGCGTGGCCACGGCCGACGGGCTCTACGCCCTGGTGGCCGCGCTCGGCGGCTCCGCACTCGCCACCGCCCTCCAGCCCGTGCTGGTCCCCCTGCGCTGGGCTTCGGGACTCGTGCTCGTCGCCCTCGCCGTACGAGGCGGAGTCACCGCGCTCCGCCAGTACCGCGAGCAGCGGCTCGCCACCCGCTCGGACCGGACGCCGGTGAGTCCCGGCCGCGCGTACCTGGCCCTGCTCGGCATCACGATGCTGAACCCCACCACCATCGTGTACTTCGCGGCGCTGGTCCTCGGGAGCAGTGCCGGCACGGCCGCCGGCCTCCTGGAACAGGGTGTGTTCGTCCTCGCCGCCTTCGCCGCTTCGGCCGTCTGGCAACTGCTGCTCGCGGGCGGCGGCGCGTTGCTGGGCCGGGCTCTGACGGGCCGGCGGGGGCGGCTGTTCACGGCGCTGGTGTCCAGCGCCGTGATCCTGGCCCTGGCCGTACGCATGCTCGTGGTGCCGTCGTGA
- a CDS encoding carboxymuconolactone decarboxylase family protein produces the protein MQARMKNPAAVLPDAAQAVQGLIKAAGKGGVPQETLELVHLRASQINGCSACVYGGSHSAHKAGLSDERLWAVSAWREAPFYSDAERAALALAEAMTRLGDRSGDAVPDELWDEVADHYDERQLASLVLWIATTNFFNRLNATVKEPAGATWA, from the coding sequence ATGCAGGCACGGATGAAGAACCCGGCGGCAGTCCTTCCCGACGCGGCGCAGGCCGTCCAGGGGCTGATCAAGGCGGCCGGCAAGGGCGGTGTGCCCCAGGAGACGCTGGAGCTCGTGCACCTGCGCGCCAGCCAGATCAACGGGTGCAGCGCCTGCGTCTACGGGGGCAGCCACAGCGCCCACAAGGCGGGGCTCAGCGACGAGCGTCTCTGGGCGGTGTCGGCCTGGCGCGAGGCGCCCTTCTACTCGGACGCCGAGCGCGCCGCCCTGGCGCTGGCCGAGGCGATGACCCGGCTCGGCGACCGTTCCGGCGACGCGGTGCCGGACGAACTGTGGGACGAGGTCGCCGACCACTACGACGAGCGGCAGCTCGCCTCACTCGTTCTGTGGATCGCCACGACCAACTTCTTCAACCGCCTCAACGCCACCGTCAAGGAGCCCGCGGGCGCCACGTGGGCCTAG
- a CDS encoding nitroreductase family deazaflavin-dependent oxidoreductase, with protein MPLKGEYEPSPTKWVRDQVELYESSNGTEGTTLMDTGLPVIVLTTLGAKSGKIRKTPLMRVEHDGTYAAVASLGGAPKHPVWYHNVVADPHVELQDGGTRQDMTAREVTGEEKAQWWERAVAAYPAYADYQKKTDREIPVFVLEPAAGE; from the coding sequence ATGCCTCTCAAGGGCGAGTACGAACCCAGCCCCACCAAGTGGGTACGCGATCAGGTCGAGTTGTACGAGAGCTCGAACGGAACCGAGGGAACGACATTGATGGACACGGGGTTGCCCGTGATCGTGCTGACCACCCTGGGTGCCAAGAGCGGGAAGATCCGCAAGACGCCGCTCATGCGCGTGGAGCACGACGGCACGTACGCGGCCGTCGCCTCGCTGGGCGGCGCGCCCAAGCACCCCGTCTGGTACCACAACGTCGTCGCCGATCCCCACGTGGAACTCCAGGACGGCGGGACGCGCCAGGACATGACGGCAAGGGAAGTGACCGGCGAGGAAAAGGCCCAGTGGTGGGAGCGGGCGGTCGCGGCGTATCCGGCGTACGCCGACTACCAGAAGAAGACCGACCGTGAGATTCCGGTCTTCGTACTGGAGCCGGCCGCCGGGGAGTGA
- a CDS encoding cation diffusion facilitator family transporter: MSHKPSTPSDRRTRVTVLVALAANLVIAVAKAVGGLIAGSPALLSEAAHSVADSLNEVFLLAALRRSRRPADSRHPFGYGKERFFWSLLAAVGIFVMGGCFSFYQGFAALGSGSTESHDGYVVGLIVLVVALFAEGASLLRALHQVRKQGGLATGARDPALRTVIAEDGTAVLGVTLAIAGMALHMITGRIVWEASASLAIGALLVYVAYRLGRDARDQLIGQAADLESSSRIRALLDAQPEIDSVESLLTMQLGPDSTLVAARVDLIPGLDSEEVELVAVRIKRSVAHTIPEADQIFLDVTDAATARRAAPAEHAGSSTGAHVSGPAATGERGGA, translated from the coding sequence ATGAGTCACAAGCCCTCCACACCGTCCGATCGCAGGACCCGGGTCACCGTGCTGGTGGCGCTGGCCGCGAACCTCGTGATCGCCGTTGCCAAGGCCGTGGGCGGGCTGATCGCGGGATCCCCCGCGCTGCTCTCGGAGGCCGCGCACTCGGTGGCAGACAGCCTGAACGAGGTCTTCCTGCTCGCCGCCCTGCGCCGCAGCCGTCGCCCCGCCGACAGCCGGCACCCGTTCGGCTACGGAAAGGAACGCTTCTTCTGGTCGCTGCTCGCCGCCGTCGGGATCTTCGTGATGGGCGGCTGCTTCTCCTTCTACCAGGGCTTCGCTGCCCTCGGCAGTGGCAGCACGGAGAGCCACGACGGCTATGTGGTCGGACTGATCGTCCTCGTCGTCGCTCTGTTCGCCGAGGGCGCGTCCCTGCTACGGGCCCTCCACCAGGTGCGCAAACAGGGCGGCCTCGCCACCGGGGCCCGGGACCCGGCCCTGCGCACCGTCATCGCGGAGGACGGCACCGCCGTGCTCGGTGTGACTCTCGCGATCGCCGGGATGGCCCTTCACATGATCACCGGCCGGATCGTCTGGGAGGCGTCGGCGTCGCTCGCCATCGGGGCCCTGCTCGTGTACGTGGCGTACCGGCTGGGCCGTGACGCACGCGACCAGCTGATCGGCCAGGCCGCGGATCTGGAATCGAGCAGTCGTATCCGCGCGCTGCTGGACGCGCAGCCCGAGATCGACTCGGTGGAGTCCCTGCTGACCATGCAGCTCGGCCCCGACTCGACCCTCGTCGCCGCCCGGGTCGACCTGATCCCCGGCCTGGACAGTGAGGAGGTCGAGCTCGTCGCCGTGCGCATCAAGCGGTCCGTCGCCCACACGATCCCGGAGGCCGACCAGATCTTCCTCGACGTGACGGACGCCGCCACCGCGCGCCGCGCCGCACCGGCCGAGCACGCGGGTTCCAGCACCGGTGCACACGTCAGCGGCCCCGCCGCGACGGGGGAGCGCGGCGGGGCCTGA
- a CDS encoding glutathione S-transferase family protein, with amino-acid sequence MSDTEGNRAYGKKSFKRSKSHFADRVTADGRDGWPVEAGRYRLVVSRACPWASRAVISRRLLGLEDALSMAIADPIQDDRSWRFTLDPDGRDPVLGIRYLSEAYEAREPGAPGGVSVPALVDVPTGRLVTNDYQRLTLDLATEWTALHREGAPDLYPADLRDEIDEVMAEVYEDVNNGVYRAGFANGQKEYAAACEGVFRRLELLSERLAGRRYLVGDTITEADIRLFTTLVRFDAVYHGHFKCNRWKLTEDQVLWAYTRDLYQTPGFGDTVDFDHIKRHYYQVHTGINPTGIVPLGPDLSGWLASHGREELGGRPFGDGSPPGPVREGEEVPAAGRP; translated from the coding sequence ATGAGTGACACCGAGGGCAACAGGGCGTACGGGAAGAAGTCCTTCAAGCGGTCCAAGAGCCACTTCGCGGACCGCGTCACGGCGGACGGCCGGGACGGCTGGCCCGTCGAGGCGGGGCGCTACCGCCTGGTCGTCAGCCGGGCGTGCCCCTGGGCGAGCCGCGCCGTGATCTCCCGACGGCTGCTGGGGCTGGAGGACGCCCTGTCGATGGCGATCGCCGACCCGATCCAGGACGACCGCAGCTGGCGGTTCACCCTGGACCCCGACGGCCGGGACCCCGTACTCGGCATCCGGTATCTCAGCGAGGCGTACGAGGCCCGGGAGCCGGGCGCTCCGGGCGGTGTCAGCGTGCCCGCGCTCGTGGACGTACCGACCGGCCGTCTGGTGACCAACGACTACCAGCGGCTCACTCTGGACCTCGCCACCGAGTGGACGGCCCTGCACCGCGAAGGCGCGCCCGACCTCTACCCGGCGGACCTCCGCGACGAGATCGACGAGGTCATGGCGGAGGTGTACGAGGACGTCAACAACGGGGTGTACCGGGCCGGGTTCGCCAACGGCCAGAAGGAGTACGCGGCGGCCTGCGAGGGCGTGTTCCGGCGGCTGGAGCTGCTGTCGGAGCGGCTCGCGGGGAGGCGGTACCTCGTCGGGGACACGATCACCGAGGCGGACATCCGGCTGTTCACCACACTGGTCCGCTTCGACGCCGTCTATCACGGCCACTTCAAGTGCAACCGCTGGAAGTTGACGGAGGATCAGGTTCTGTGGGCGTACACCCGTGACCTCTACCAGACGCCCGGATTCGGGGACACCGTCGACTTCGACCACATCAAGCGGCACTACTACCAGGTCCACACGGGCATCAACCCGACCGGCATCGTGCCGCTCGGGCCGGACCTGTCCGGCTGGCTCGCCTCGCACGGCCGCGAGGAGCTGGGCGGGCGCCCCTTCGGGGACGGAAGTCCGCCGGGGCCGGTGCGCGAGGGCGAGGAGGTACCGGCGGCGGGCCGGCCCTGA
- a CDS encoding DUF4235 domain-containing protein, translating into MQKKKLPLVYKPLGFVLGWASGALAGMAFQATWKAIRHEEDAPDALDKDRGWGEVLLAAAIQGALFAVVRSAVDRTGATAIERSTGVWPSGDKGGRD; encoded by the coding sequence GTGCAGAAGAAGAAGCTGCCACTCGTCTACAAACCCCTCGGGTTCGTGCTCGGCTGGGCCAGCGGGGCCCTCGCCGGTATGGCGTTCCAGGCGACCTGGAAGGCGATACGCCACGAGGAGGACGCACCCGACGCGCTGGACAAGGACCGCGGCTGGGGCGAGGTGCTGCTGGCCGCGGCCATCCAGGGCGCGCTCTTCGCGGTCGTCCGCAGCGCGGTGGACCGTACGGGGGCGACGGCCATCGAGAGGTCGACCGGAGTGTGGCCCTCCGGCGACAAGGGGGGCCGCGACTGA
- a CDS encoding peroxiredoxin, producing MKNQTEVGDTVEDFELLDETGTSRKLSELLGEGPVVLFFYPAAMTAGCTAEACHFRDLAAEFTAAGAHPVGISGDTVERQQEFAGKHTLGFPLLSDPEGLIRERFGVKRGFSMAPTKRVTFVISEDRKILEVVRSEFKMSAHADRALAALRTHNG from the coding sequence GTGAAGAACCAGACAGAGGTCGGCGACACCGTCGAGGACTTCGAGCTTCTCGACGAGACCGGCACCTCGCGCAAGCTCTCCGAGCTGCTGGGCGAGGGGCCGGTCGTGCTGTTCTTCTATCCCGCGGCGATGACCGCCGGCTGCACCGCCGAGGCGTGCCACTTCCGCGATCTGGCCGCCGAGTTCACCGCCGCCGGGGCGCACCCGGTGGGGATCAGCGGTGACACGGTCGAGCGCCAGCAGGAGTTCGCGGGGAAGCACACCCTCGGGTTCCCGCTGCTGTCCGACCCGGAGGGCCTGATCCGCGAGCGGTTCGGTGTGAAGCGGGGCTTCTCGATGGCGCCCACGAAGCGGGTCACCTTCGTGATCTCCGAGGACCGGAAGATACTGGAAGTGGTGCGCAGCGAGTTCAAGATGAGCGCGCACGCGGACCGCGCCCTGGCGGCCCTGCGCACGCACAACGGCTGA
- a CDS encoding VOC family protein, which yields MALVVAGVVVLDCAEPEKLAAFYKEFLDAEETDASANRVEIKGADGFRIAFRRDVNATPPSWPRPENSLQAHIDFHVEDLDEAERKVIGLGGRPLEAKDPSGPFEERGYADPAGHSFTVRSNRTTAPKQG from the coding sequence ATGGCACTGGTAGTGGCGGGCGTCGTGGTGTTGGACTGTGCCGAGCCCGAGAAGCTCGCCGCGTTCTACAAGGAGTTCCTCGACGCGGAGGAGACGGACGCCTCGGCGAACCGTGTGGAGATCAAGGGAGCCGACGGGTTCAGGATCGCGTTCAGGCGGGACGTGAACGCCACTCCGCCGAGCTGGCCGCGCCCCGAGAACTCGCTGCAGGCCCACATCGACTTCCACGTCGAGGACCTGGACGAGGCCGAACGCAAGGTCATCGGGCTCGGCGGCCGGCCGCTGGAGGCCAAGGACCCGTCCGGCCCGTTCGAGGAGCGGGGATACGCCGACCCGGCCGGCCACTCGTTCACCGTCCGCAGCAACCGGACCACCGCCCCCAAGCAGGGCTGA
- a CDS encoding 7-epi-alpha-eudesmol synthase encodes MPQDVRFDLPFTTPVSEHLEYARARHLRWVWDKGLVRSQAGFEEYRSWDLPQAAARTYPHASANDMVVLMNWFSLAFLFDDQFDSGRPDRADRIAEVARELIATPLRPAGITPRVACPITMAWAEVWAHLSDGMSLTWRTRFAASWGRFLVAHTEEVDLAARGLAGTLDLQEYAEFRRRTVGIHHSIDAGERSRGFEVPAEVQAHPLMERMRDLAADTIGFMNDIHSFEREKRRGDGHNLIAVLHRERHCGWQEAADEAVRMTTDSLAGYLELEAQVPQMCDELGLDEDDRAKVRMGVEAIQHWINGNYEWALTSGRYAADKESPAAKAELAGKGSLDDLLAV; translated from the coding sequence ATGCCGCAGGACGTCAGGTTCGACCTCCCCTTCACCACCCCCGTCAGCGAACATCTCGAGTACGCCCGCGCCCGCCATCTGCGCTGGGTATGGGACAAGGGCCTGGTGCGCAGCCAGGCCGGGTTCGAGGAATACCGCTCCTGGGATCTGCCCCAGGCGGCAGCCCGCACCTATCCCCACGCTTCCGCGAACGACATGGTCGTCCTGATGAACTGGTTCTCGCTGGCCTTCCTGTTCGACGACCAGTTCGACTCAGGTAGGCCGGATCGCGCCGATCGCATAGCGGAGGTCGCGCGGGAACTCATCGCCACCCCTCTACGTCCGGCGGGCATCACTCCCAGAGTGGCCTGCCCGATCACCATGGCGTGGGCGGAGGTCTGGGCCCACCTTTCGGATGGCATGTCTCTGACATGGCGCACGCGATTCGCGGCCTCCTGGGGCCGCTTTCTTGTGGCGCACACCGAGGAGGTCGACCTGGCCGCCCGCGGCCTGGCCGGCACGCTCGACCTTCAGGAGTACGCAGAGTTCCGCCGGCGTACGGTCGGCATCCACCACAGCATCGACGCCGGTGAGCGCAGCCGCGGCTTCGAGGTGCCCGCCGAGGTGCAGGCGCATCCGCTGATGGAGAGAATGCGGGACCTGGCCGCCGACACCATCGGCTTCATGAACGACATCCACTCCTTCGAGCGCGAGAAACGCCGAGGGGACGGCCACAACCTGATAGCCGTACTGCACCGCGAGCGCCACTGCGGATGGCAGGAGGCCGCCGACGAGGCGGTCAGGATGACCACGGACAGCCTTGCCGGGTACCTCGAACTGGAGGCGCAGGTACCCCAGATGTGCGACGAACTCGGCCTGGACGAGGACGACCGCGCGAAGGTCCGCATGGGCGTCGAGGCCATCCAGCACTGGATAAACGGCAACTACGAGTGGGCACTCACGTCGGGCCGCTACGCGGCGGACAAGGAATCCCCGGCCGCCAAGGCCGAGTTGGCGGGCAAGGGCTCACTGGACGACCTACTGGCAGTCTGA
- a CDS encoding cytochrome P450 translates to MTDQPSNGPDAPRGCPVAHGGGDGLTRLYGPDAATDPIGIYSRLRKQHGPVAPVLLEGDIPAWLVLGYRENRRVLDNPRQFSRDSRIWRDWKDGRVESTSPLIPMLGWRPDCVSQDGEPHRRLRGAVTDNLQAVASRGIRRHVTHFANKLIDTFAGAGSADLVAEYAEYLPMLVLTRVFGLAEGEGRQLAESCAQVMKGGPDALVHNDRIMQILGELAERKRVEPGSDFTTGLLEHHADLDDDEILNHLRLVLITAHATTSNLLARVLQLVLTDANRLSGLVSGQLNISAVVEEVMWNTPPLAVLPGRFAAADLELGGHHIQEGDLLVLGLTAGNVDPEIRPDVGISVHGNQSHLAFSGGPHECPGQNIGQAIIETAVDVLLHRLPGLRLAVTPDELTSTASTWEAKLNELPVEFAA, encoded by the coding sequence ATGACCGACCAGCCCTCAAACGGTCCCGACGCCCCGCGCGGCTGCCCGGTCGCGCACGGCGGGGGAGACGGGCTCACCCGTCTCTACGGGCCCGACGCGGCGACCGACCCGATCGGCATCTACTCGCGGCTGCGCAAGCAGCACGGGCCCGTCGCGCCGGTACTGCTGGAGGGCGACATCCCGGCGTGGCTGGTCCTCGGCTACCGGGAGAACCGGCGGGTGCTCGACAACCCCCGCCAGTTCAGCCGGGATTCGCGGATCTGGCGGGACTGGAAGGACGGGCGTGTCGAGAGCACCTCGCCGCTGATTCCGATGCTGGGGTGGCGGCCCGACTGTGTCTCCCAGGACGGCGAACCGCACCGCAGGCTGCGCGGCGCGGTGACGGACAACCTGCAGGCGGTCGCGAGCCGTGGTATCCGCCGCCATGTCACTCACTTCGCGAACAAACTGATCGACACGTTCGCCGGTGCGGGCAGTGCCGACCTGGTGGCCGAGTACGCCGAGTATCTGCCGATGCTCGTACTGACCAGGGTGTTCGGGCTCGCGGAGGGCGAGGGGCGGCAGCTCGCCGAGTCCTGCGCACAGGTGATGAAGGGCGGCCCGGACGCCCTCGTCCACAACGACCGCATCATGCAGATCCTCGGTGAACTCGCCGAGCGCAAGCGGGTGGAGCCGGGTTCCGACTTCACCACCGGGCTGCTGGAGCACCACGCCGACCTCGACGACGACGAGATACTCAACCATCTGCGTCTGGTGCTGATCACCGCCCACGCCACCACCAGCAATCTGCTGGCCCGGGTGCTTCAACTGGTGCTCACCGACGCCAACAGGCTCTCCGGTCTGGTCAGCGGGCAGCTGAACATCTCCGCCGTCGTGGAGGAGGTCATGTGGAACACCCCGCCGCTGGCCGTCCTGCCGGGGCGGTTCGCCGCGGCCGACCTCGAACTGGGCGGGCATCATATCCAGGAAGGTGACCTGCTCGTCCTCGGCCTGACCGCGGGCAACGTCGACCCGGAGATCCGGCCCGACGTGGGCATCTCCGTGCACGGCAACCAGTCGCACCTCGCGTTCAGCGGAGGGCCGCACGAGTGCCCCGGGCAGAACATCGGGCAGGCCATCATCGAGACGGCCGTCGATGTTCTGCTGCACCGGCTGCCGGGGCTGCGGCTCGCGGTGACGCCGGACGAGCTCACCTCCACGGCTTCCACCTGGGAGGCAAAGCTCAACGAGCTTCCGGTCGAGTTCGCGGCGTAG
- a CDS encoding GTP-binding protein, whose protein sequence is MDLKGFDHPDRYSADGTLPAGARSVKVMIAGGFGTGKTTMVRSVSDIKPLTTEETLTQASADVDNLIGVADKQETTVSLDFGKIGINDQLVLYLFGTPGQERFWFLWNGLFKGALGAVVLVDTRRLASSFRAIEEMERQNVPFVIALNVFPDSKDHPVEEIRDALDISPHTPIVACDARDRASSRDVLIALIRHLKERSAVALESR, encoded by the coding sequence GTGGACTTGAAAGGCTTTGACCATCCCGACCGGTACTCGGCCGACGGCACCCTGCCGGCCGGCGCCCGCTCGGTGAAGGTGATGATCGCCGGCGGGTTCGGCACCGGTAAGACCACCATGGTCCGCTCGGTCAGCGACATCAAGCCGCTCACCACCGAGGAGACGCTGACCCAGGCCAGCGCCGACGTCGACAACCTGATCGGGGTGGCGGACAAGCAGGAGACCACCGTCAGCCTCGACTTCGGCAAGATCGGCATCAACGATCAGCTGGTGCTGTACCTGTTCGGCACTCCGGGCCAGGAGCGGTTCTGGTTCCTGTGGAACGGCCTGTTCAAGGGCGCGCTCGGGGCCGTGGTCCTGGTCGACACGCGTCGACTGGCCTCCAGCTTCCGGGCGATCGAGGAGATGGAGCGGCAGAACGTCCCGTTCGTGATCGCCCTGAACGTCTTCCCCGACTCCAAGGACCACCCGGTCGAGGAGATCCGCGACGCGCTGGACATCTCCCCGCACACCCCGATCGTGGCCTGCGACGCCCGCGACCGGGCCTCCAGCCGTGATGTGCTCATCGCGCTGATACGCCACCTCAAAGAACGCTCCGCAGTCGCTCTGGAGTCCCGATGA